From the genome of Seriola aureovittata isolate HTS-2021-v1 ecotype China chromosome 18, ASM2101889v1, whole genome shotgun sequence:
TGTCAGAGTTGCACTGTTGTTGCATGGTTACAGTTATTAGAGCAGAGTGATTTGAAAGGTCTTCACTGCATTGCCATTCAACAAAGATATCAAGAGACACAAATAACAGCAGATGTGATGTTCACTTTGATGGATGACTGAACTCAAGTTTCAAGTCTGCATAAGCTGACTTTCATACCACATCTTACGAAGCCTGGatgtaatgaaaacacaattaaaatgcTACATCATGCTGAAAGTATTCATTAGAAGTAATTAGAAGTAAAATTGCCTTCACTTTGCAAAACACTGGTATAACTCTTTACAAAGGTTATTGTTGAACAGATGTCAAACTGTTCTGCCTGGAACAATTATGGTTCATGGAGCAATAATCACAGACATCAAAGTTTGATCCagactctgctctgttttcagctTAGAAAACAGTGTACTATTTTTTCTGATTTACAATATATGTAAATTAATTCATGTTCTATAATAAACGTTTGTAAGACGAATGTGTTTCATTCCAAAGCATCAATTCTGAGTCAATTGATACATAATATGGTTGATTTATATTTAGTCAGCATGAAGGCAACGTAACCAAAAGCAGTGTGTACTCTAAACGCATATGTTCCCATGTTTGACTCACCACCCCCTGAaagcacaaacagcagcactgacagaaCATGCTCTATGCCTTTATCTATGCTCGAATTGCTTCTGATTTTCCACAGGTAATTGGCATCAAAtatataaatctttttttgtgcACATCTGAGGCTCTTTGGTAAGACGATTTACTTGACTTTTCTTCTCCaagtaaaatggaaaatactTCTGACACTGTTAAGTATGGTCTATGTGTGGAGCTGTGTTCCTTCACTCAACTGGAACCAAATCCTTATATACTCCTTCTACCTACTGTAGTCAGAGGTGTCTTAAGGGCAACAGGTGCATCAGAAAGGTTTAGTGTCAGCGACAACGTACTCCAtgtcagaaaatcagaaaaaaaaatcagaaaatcaaTCCTGTGCAACAGGCTTATGACTGgagggttggtggtttgatccccagaAGGGGGGCACCCAGCACTTGAATGAATAGTGAAAAATAATGCTCTCCTGTCCCTGAACAGCTACTATTTGAGTGCCTTGGTGCAAGGCATGTAATCCCCAGCTGATACAGGGATACAGCTGAGCATAAGCTTGTGGTCCTGTGAAGCTCCCAGAAAGTGAATATATGTACTGTCAGGGTAGGGTTGTAAAATAACATCCTCAGCAAAATCTCTTCCTGTATGGATCAGTAATAGATTAATAATCACCATACATGCtattatttttctaataaaaaatacttaagGTACCCTGTCCACTATAGAGATTAACATACATGACACAGTCGCATTTGAAAAAAGGCCTTTATTTAAATAGTATGGAGAACATGAATGACAGAAACAGGATATTGGTTGAAACTCAGATTTTATGAAATACACCTCAACTCCAGCAGTATGGCATCCGTCTGTGTTGTGGATCTATAGTGTCTGataaaaacacaccagtgaCGGATATTGCGATTTATAAAGAAAAGTGAGAGAAGCCACACTGAATACAATAACCTTGTGCGGGAAGTTTGATGTCCAACACAGTGAAcatttaacaaatacaaaaataaacatgtttaacattttttaagaaCTCTTTTTTGGtcacaaaagaaataaataaaaacaatacagttATTAGGAGTCACTGTTGTCTGAACTGCAGTCACTGGAGTTGCTCGTGGCAGAATCTGaagaactgctgctgctgatgttttggGACGCAGCCTGACTGCTTCTCTCTGGTTGAAGGGAAGTAAAGAAAGGACCATGACCAATTAATTACGTCAGATGCCAATGTATCCTAGCAGTTAAATTCTTTGGATTGTTAGCACCTTAATAACTCAAATGTCAGAAAGGAAGCAAGTGGAAAGGCTTTGCACTCACTTTGAAACTTCTTAAACTTCTGATACAGACAAGACTTGACATATTGCTGCAGCGCCCGCAGAGTGGACGGCTTCAGAACCTCAAAGTCAATCTCGATCTCGTCTGGGTTGGTGTCGCACATTGAGGGTTCTCGTGTCTGAATGATGTGCACCACGCGACCCAGCTTCATGCCAGGTAAGCGATTAATGTCCaggctcagctgctgcttttcgTCATACGTCATCGGCAGAGATTCATCATCTGATTCccagtctttgttttccttccaTGACTGCCTGAAATTCAAGACGAAGCAGTTAAAGGACGAGTCTCTATGGAGGTAATATACTATGTAAACAAAGTTGTTAGgttatgtaaaatgtcataccTGAAATGTGAATCACTTTTGGAATATGTACTGCCTTTACTGTTGtcctttttcttgttcttttcatttttcttctttggtttAATCACAGGGGATTCAGAGAGTGCAGCAAGCTGTTCATGAACAGCTTTGAGCTACATATAGAGTCAACAGAGATGCGTCACTGTGGTGCCatataataatatcaaaataaaagtgccaGGAAAAATAGCAGCACCAAGAAACCAAACAAGCTGTATGCGAAAAGATTTACTGTATGCTAGGTACAGCTCAGCATAATAATTTATCAGTCAACAATATCTTCTCCTACCAATATTCTTTATGCATCGATTTCTCCCTGCTGCACATTTTTGAGCCAGAAGATAAGATGGTagaaattgttttgttgttatcgTAGTGTCCTGTTAGACCGCAGTGCAGGTCATTGTTGTGGAAGCATTTCAAATCTCATCACACACTAAACCTCTTTTACAATGTTGCTGTATAGAGCACAATTTATTGGTCCTGTGATcccattgtgtttttatatgtatatgtatatgtgtgtgtgtgtatgtgtgtgtgtgtgtgtgtgtgtgtgtacaaaatgATGCAAGTCACATGTTCAGGTCTCTTCCTGAGACCTGGAATAATTTAAGTTTGTGTATTTCAGATTCAGTATTTTCAGACAAAGACAACATCCCCAGGAAAATCATGCCACAGCACAACACATAGTCCTTTGCTGCAGACACTGCCCcaagattattttcattcttgattatgttgattttttttttttactgattatCTTGTCATGACATTGTGAAAAATGCAGTGACATATAACTCCTATAATATGTTGCTTGTAGCAAGTGTTTGCTTGAGCCAGTTGACAGCacagtacacatacacatgtgcaaAAAAACTGTGATGCTGGCAGATTAATGTGCAAAACTGAAACAGATGGCTGCAAAACATGTTGTTGCCTCCAGAAAAAACTCATCTAAAGTGGAATTAAAGCGAACCTTTTAATGATTTCATAGGTGGTTGAACTTATACAAAagctatattttcattttatttaataataaacagaGGATTTTATAGTTAGTACATATAAGCTATGCATGCATTCATAAGAAAGGTAACAGGTCAGTGAATGAACGTGGTTGCAGTACATAGCAAGCCTTTGTTGTATAGAGATCTGTGCAGGAACCCACCTGTTCTGCACCCACCTGTTCTTGCAACTCAGCAAGGCGGGTGACACGCTCCTCTGCTGAGTCTGATTTGTCCCTACTGGATGAACTGTTGCCACTTATCCCACTGAAAGTGGCACTCTTAGTGGACGTGGCGCTCACTGGTGAAATCAACTCCACAGGCTCGTCTGGCATCTTTGCAAACCTCTTCTCAAACACGCCCTGaagcaaacacaagcacaaagaagaagaattgaGTGAAATGGAAACCCGAGCCTGGGGAAccagtaaaaacatttaatctctTGAACTGTGagatttaatcatttaaaacacaCCTGAAGTTTTCTGGCCTTTGTTACGACATCATGATGCAGAGGGTTGTATTTGTAGCAGTTAGAGAAAATTAACCTAACATCTGCAGCGAAACCTTGTGCATCCCGGTActctcctccatccatcttttTCTGTTAAATAAGACAAAATGTTAGCAAATACATTGAAATTAAGTGAACAGACGTGCTTGTATGTATGAATATATACTTTAACAGTGCTGAGGTCCATGGGATATTTAATGATGTCATGGTAATCGTGAAGTTGCAGAGCTTCAGCGTCGACAGGCTTGTAGAAAGGCCAGGCGTAGACTGTGTGCTTTTTCGAGAGCATTTCCTTCAGGATTTCGCTGCAGTACTTGAGCTGCTCGCTCTGTCTGCCCTGTTCAGTTTCATGTTGTGACAACTCCTTTTCTTCAAAGCCACTCTTAGAAGGATTGACAGCTAGGCCTGAGCTTTCACGTCTCCTCTTGCTTTCTGATAAATCACTCAAATTGTTTATGACGACTCCTGGCAACAAATCAGTGGTtgcctcctccttccttttcagcgctttcttcttcagtggaacaaaaaaaaaaacaccacaataaGGTAAAATTCTCATGCTCTCAGGTTTTAAATTATGATGATTGGgggacagagaaaacaaatgggGACTCACTTTTGtggctgtttctgttgtcacaGCTCCATCCGGCCCACCTGTATGCATTCATCAACAcaaattcaaaaagaaaaaactcaaataaaatagtTGAAGGTACctttagattttttaattttttctagCTGGCAAAGAGTAGTGAAACAGCGATTTAACTGCCACCTGCATAGCCTGTACTAATTTGACACCAACACATGTCTATGTGTTGCTCCATGCAGATTTTTCCCCGCTAATTTATGAAGAGACGTTTAGGAGAAGTTTTTCTCAGGGGCACTGAATTTGTGCAAATATAAGATATAATTACAATATAAGATAATATTAGAGAAACACAATTACCACATTAATAGTTTTATACATTTCATAACTGCATTATAATTCAATGtggaatgagaaaaaataaCCAATTTCCACAACTGCAAAATTAAACCTTTGGTGATTTAAAAGGGAGGAGAAAAGTTTGAAGGCCTGAGCAGCAGCAtttcaaacagacagaaacaagaggagTAGCAGAGGGTCAACAAAGTAATACAATGTTTTGCACaactaattaaaaacatatatacatttaaagaGAGATAAGTAGCCTAGCTCAATTTTCATACAAGTAATAGTTCATTACCTGGAGTGCTACTTTTTTTGCCCCTCACTTTGGCTGCATGAGGTAAAACCTCCACTTCCCTTTGAGGCATCTGGGAAACTTTCTGCAAGAAGATCTTTTCCAAGGCGAGGGCCATCAGTACTATGTCATCTGTAGGCTAGAGAACAGATGAAAATCTGTGAGGATTTACTTTCTGTGAGGCGAACCAGCGTGATGAATAGTCAATCATGAAGTTCCTCACCTTGTTATATATGTAGCAGTTGGTGAACATGGTGTTGAAATCTTGCATACATTCACTTGCACTCCAGTAGTAGTTGTTCTCCAGTCGCTTCTTGATGGTTCCCATGTCCATGGGAGACGTTATTATCGTATGATAATCCTGATTAAGAAAAAGAATCAACGTGTCAGATGAATgtcatcttatttttttcctttgtcccACAACTTGAAAAGGATCTGTCAAAGTCTGACTGACAAAGAAGAGTTTGTTAGTGCACATTTCCTGTATACAACATTTAATGGGTTGACTCAAGCAGAATCATTCAACTTCACAACAATTTGGGTCTTAATGTCACAGTTTTGGCCTCCCCCTTTCGTtgaacacagcaacacagcagaAACAAGGTCAGACAGGACAAGAAACT
Proteins encoded in this window:
- the LOC130186308 gene encoding bromodomain-containing protein 3-like isoform X2, which translates into the protein MSAEIEPVPPQVVNPPPPEVTDPNKPGRRTNQLQFMQNVVIRSLWRHQFAWPFYQPVDAVALGLPDYHTIITSPMDMGTIKKRLENNYYWSASECMQDFNTMFTNCYIYNKPTDDIVLMALALEKIFLQKVSQMPQREVEVLPHAAKVRGKKSSTPGGPDGAVTTETATKVSPHLFSLSPNHHNLKPESMRILPYCGVFFFVPLKKKALKRKEEATTDLLPGVVINNLSDLSESKRRRESSGLAVNPSKSGFEEKELSQHETEQGRQSEQLKYCSEILKEMLSKKHTVYAWPFYKPVDAEALQLHDYHDIIKYPMDLSTVKKKMDGGEYRDAQGFAADVRLIFSNCYKYNPLHHDVVTKARKLQGVFEKRFAKMPDEPVELISPVSATSTKSATFSGISGNSSSSRDKSDSAEERVTRLAELQEQLKAVHEQLAALSESPVIKPKKKNEKNKKKDNSKGSTYSKSDSHFRQSWKENKDWESDDESLPMTYDEKQQLSLDINRLPGMKLGRVVHIIQTREPSMCDTNPDEIEIDFEVLKPSTLRALQQYVKSCLYQKFKKFQKRSSQAASQNISSSSSSDSATSNSSDCSSDNSDS
- the LOC130186308 gene encoding bromodomain-containing protein 3-like isoform X3, whose product is MSAEIEPVPPQVVNPPPPEVTDPNKPGRRTNQLQFMQNVVIRSLWRHQFAWPFYQPVDAVALGLPDYHTIITSPMDMGTIKKRLENNYYWSASECMQDFNTMFTNCYIYNKPTDDIVLMALALEKIFLQKVSQMPQREVEVLPHAAKVRGKKSSTPGGPDGAVTTETATKKKALKRKEEATTDLLPGVVINNLSDLSESKRRRESSGLAVNPSKSGFEEKELSQHETEQGRQSEQLKYCSEILKEMLSKKHTVYAWPFYKPVDAEALQLHDYHDIIKYPMDLSTVKKKMDGGEYRDAQGFAADVRLIFSNCYKYNPLHHDVVTKARKLQGVFEKRFAKMPDEPVELISPVSATSTKSATFSGISGNSSSSRDKSDSAEERVTRLAELQEQVGAEQLKAVHEQLAALSESPVIKPKKKNEKNKKKDNSKGSTYSKSDSHFRQSWKENKDWESDDESLPMTYDEKQQLSLDINRLPGMKLGRVVHIIQTREPSMCDTNPDEIEIDFEVLKPSTLRALQQYVKSCLYQKFKKFQKRSSQAASQNISSSSSSDSATSNSSDCSSDNSDS
- the LOC130186308 gene encoding bromodomain-containing protein 3-like isoform X4, producing MSAEIEPVPPQVVNPPPPEVTDPNKPGRRTNQLQFMQNVVIRSLWRHQFAWPFYQPVDAVALGLPDYHTIITSPMDMGTIKKRLENNYYWSASECMQDFNTMFTNCYIYNKPTDDIVLMALALEKIFLQKVSQMPQREVEVLPHAAKVRGKKSSTPGGPDGAVTTETATKKALKRKEEATTDLLPGVVINNLSDLSESKRRRESSGLAVNPSKSGFEEKELSQHETEQGRQSEQLKYCSEILKEMLSKKHTVYAWPFYKPVDAEALQLHDYHDIIKYPMDLSTVKKKMDGGEYRDAQGFAADVRLIFSNCYKYNPLHHDVVTKARKLQGVFEKRFAKMPDEPVELISPVSATSTKSATFSGISGNSSSSRDKSDSAEERVTRLAELQEQVGAEQLKAVHEQLAALSESPVIKPKKKNEKNKKKDNSKGSTYSKSDSHFRQSWKENKDWESDDESLPMTYDEKQQLSLDINRLPGMKLGRVVHIIQTREPSMCDTNPDEIEIDFEVLKPSTLRALQQYVKSCLYQKFKKFQKRSSQAASQNISSSSSSDSATSNSSDCSSDNSDS
- the LOC130186308 gene encoding bromodomain-containing protein 3-like isoform X1; this translates as MSAEIEPVPPQVVNPPPPEVTDPNKPGRRTNQLQFMQNVVIRSLWRHQFAWPFYQPVDAVALGLPDYHTIITSPMDMGTIKKRLENNYYWSASECMQDFNTMFTNCYIYNKPTDDIVLMALALEKIFLQKVSQMPQREVEVLPHAAKVRGKKSSTPGGPDGAVTTETATKVSPHLFSLSPNHHNLKPESMRILPYCGVFFFVPLKKKALKRKEEATTDLLPGVVINNLSDLSESKRRRESSGLAVNPSKSGFEEKELSQHETEQGRQSEQLKYCSEILKEMLSKKHTVYAWPFYKPVDAEALQLHDYHDIIKYPMDLSTVKKKMDGGEYRDAQGFAADVRLIFSNCYKYNPLHHDVVTKARKLQGVFEKRFAKMPDEPVELISPVSATSTKSATFSGISGNSSSSRDKSDSAEERVTRLAELQEQVGAEQLKAVHEQLAALSESPVIKPKKKNEKNKKKDNSKGSTYSKSDSHFRQSWKENKDWESDDESLPMTYDEKQQLSLDINRLPGMKLGRVVHIIQTREPSMCDTNPDEIEIDFEVLKPSTLRALQQYVKSCLYQKFKKFQKRSSQAASQNISSSSSSDSATSNSSDCSSDNSDS